In Acidobacteriota bacterium, the DNA window CTCCGCGAACGGCACGCCCTTCGTGGCCGAACGCGCGGTGTACTGGGGCGCCGGGTTCATCGGCGGCCACGCGAGTCTCGGGACGCCGATCCCGCCGGTTCCTCCGCCGCCGGTCCCGTGACGACGGATGCCTCGGTTCAAGCGAGCGGATTGATGCGCTCGATGCCGGGGAAGCGCTCGAAGTCGCCGTCGGTCGAACAGATCGAGGCGCCGAGCTCGAGCGCCATGGCGGCCAGGTGCGCGTCCGAGGTGAGGTTGCCTGCGGTGCCGGAGTCCCTGAGCAGCCTGCGCAGGATCGACCAGTGACCCTCGCCAGGGCTGACGGTCGTCACGTACGGCTGCGCCAGCCACTCGTCGACGAAGGCCATGGCGCGTTCGGGCCCGAGCGGCTTCTTCAGGATGCCCGCGCGCGTCGTGAGGCGCAGGAACGCGAGAACGACCACCCAGGCCAGGCCGACCGGCGTCGTCCCCGACAACGTCTGCTCCAGCCATCGGCGGGCGGGCCGGTGATGAGGGGAGTCGGCGTCGATGGCGTAGATCAGGACGTTGGCGTCGACGAGAGTCACTTGCGCATCTCGAGCTTGCGGCCGATGGCGTCGTCCTCGAGCGCCTCGGCGAGCCTCAAGGCCTTGTCGAGATCAATCCCTGGAGCGACACCGCCGAGAGAGACCGGGGTGAGGCGATAGCGCCGGCCGGCCGGAGCCTTGCGCGCAGCCAACCCCGCACGAAGCGTGTCGTTCACGATGCGCTTCAGGGAAAGCCCGCTGCGGCGGACCTCCTCTTTCAGGGCCCGTTCGACATCCGCTTCGAGCGTCAAGGTGGTCCGCATGCAGACATCATAGCATCACGAGGGGCGCACACCGGGACGGTGTCATCCCTCCTGTGAGAGCTCACGCAGCGAGCCTTCGAGACGGGTCTCGATCAGCGTGCCGCGCGCGTGCGCTCGACGACCCAGATGTCCGCCTC includes these proteins:
- a CDS encoding type II toxin-antitoxin system VapC family toxin; amino-acid sequence: MTLVDANVLIYAIDADSPHHRPARRWLEQTLSGTTPVGLAWVVVLAFLRLTTRAGILKKPLGPERAMAFVDEWLAQPYVTTVSPGEGHWSILRRLLRDSGTAGNLTSDAHLAAMALELGASICSTDGDFERFPGIERINPLA
- a CDS encoding DUF2191 domain-containing protein; this translates as MRTTLTLEADVERALKEEVRRSGLSLKRIVNDTLRAGLAARKAPAGRRYRLTPVSLGGVAPGIDLDKALRLAEALEDDAIGRKLEMRK